In Burkholderia sp. NRF60-BP8, a single window of DNA contains:
- the fba gene encoding class II fructose-bisphosphate aldolase (catalyzes the reversible aldol condensation of dihydroxyacetonephosphate and glyceraldehyde 3-phosphate in the Calvin cycle, glycolysis, and/or gluconeogenesis), which yields MPLVSMRQLLDHAAEHGYGLPAFNVNNLEQVQAIMAAADQVGAPVIMQASAGARKYAGEPFLRHLIEAAVESYPHIPVVMHQDHGQSPAVCTAAIRSGFTSVMMDGSLEADGKTVASYEYNVDVSRKVVEMAHSIGVTVEAELGVLGSLETMKGDKEDGHGAEGTMTREQLLTDPEQAADFVKLTQCDALAIAIGTSHGAYKFSKKPTGDILSIQRIKEIHARIPNTHLVMHGSSSVPQELLAEIREFGGDMKETYGVPVEEIQEGIKHGVRKINIDTDLRLAITGAIRRYLFENPGKFDPRDYLKPAREAAKKVCVDRYLAFGCEGQAGKIKPVSLDKIAEQYKSGALAQVVR from the coding sequence ATGCCTCTCGTATCAATGCGTCAATTGCTGGACCACGCGGCAGAGCACGGTTACGGCCTGCCGGCCTTCAACGTGAACAACCTGGAGCAGGTCCAGGCGATCATGGCGGCGGCGGATCAGGTCGGCGCGCCCGTGATCATGCAGGCATCGGCCGGCGCGCGTAAGTATGCGGGCGAGCCGTTCCTGCGCCACCTGATCGAAGCGGCGGTCGAATCGTATCCGCACATTCCGGTCGTGATGCACCAGGATCACGGCCAGTCGCCGGCGGTCTGCACGGCCGCGATCCGCAGCGGCTTCACCAGCGTGATGATGGACGGTTCGCTCGAAGCCGACGGCAAGACGGTCGCGTCGTACGAGTACAACGTCGACGTGTCGCGCAAGGTCGTCGAGATGGCGCACTCGATCGGCGTGACGGTCGAAGCCGAGCTCGGCGTGCTGGGCTCGCTCGAGACGATGAAGGGCGACAAGGAAGACGGCCACGGCGCGGAAGGCACGATGACCCGCGAGCAGCTGCTGACCGATCCGGAGCAAGCCGCCGACTTCGTGAAGCTCACGCAGTGCGATGCGCTCGCGATCGCGATCGGCACGTCGCACGGCGCGTACAAGTTCTCGAAGAAGCCGACGGGCGACATCCTGTCGATCCAGCGCATCAAGGAAATCCACGCGCGCATCCCGAACACGCACCTCGTGATGCACGGTTCGTCGTCGGTGCCGCAGGAACTGCTGGCCGAGATCCGCGAATTCGGCGGCGACATGAAGGAAACCTACGGCGTGCCGGTCGAGGAAATCCAGGAAGGCATCAAGCACGGCGTGCGCAAGATCAACATCGACACCGACTTGCGTCTCGCGATCACCGGCGCGATCCGCCGCTACCTGTTCGAGAATCCGGGCAAGTTCGATCCGCGCGACTACCTGAAGCCCGCGCGCGAAGCCGCGAAGAAGGTCTGCGTCGACCGTTACCTCGCGTTCGGCTGCGAAGGCCAGGCCGGCAAGATCAAGCCGGTGTCGCTCGACAAGATCGCCGAGCAGTACAAGTCGGGCGCGCTCGCACAGGTCGTGCGCTGA
- a CDS encoding 5-(carboxyamino)imidazole ribonucleotide synthase, with the protein MTATPDSVSPILPGAWLGMVGGGQLGRMFCFAAQSMGYRVAVLDPDPASPAGAVADRHLRAAYDDEAALAELADLCEAVSTEFENVPAASLDFLARTTFVAPAGRCVAVAQDRIAEKRFIEASGVPVAPHVVIESAAALAALDDAALDAVLPGILKTARLGYDGKGQVRVATAQEARDAHAALGGVPCVLEKRLPLKYEVSALIARGADGRSAAFPLAQNVHHDGILALTVVPAPAADAARVEEAQQAAVRIADTLGYVGVLCVEFFVLEDGSFVANEMAPRPHNSGHYTVDACATSQFEQQVRAMTRMPLGNPRQHSPAAMLNILGDVWFPDGAAADAVTPPWDAVAAMPAAHLHLYGKEEARVGRKMGHVNFTAETRDEAVAAANACAQLLRVPLD; encoded by the coding sequence ATGACCGCAACTCCTGATTCCGTTTCCCCGATCCTGCCCGGCGCGTGGCTGGGCATGGTCGGCGGTGGCCAGCTCGGCCGCATGTTCTGCTTTGCCGCCCAGTCGATGGGCTATCGCGTCGCCGTGCTCGATCCCGATCCGGCGAGCCCCGCCGGCGCGGTCGCCGATCGCCATCTGCGCGCGGCGTACGACGACGAAGCCGCACTCGCCGAACTGGCGGACCTGTGCGAGGCCGTATCGACGGAATTCGAGAACGTGCCGGCCGCGAGCCTCGATTTCCTCGCGCGCACGACGTTCGTCGCGCCGGCCGGCCGCTGCGTCGCGGTCGCGCAGGACCGGATCGCGGAGAAGCGTTTCATCGAGGCGTCGGGCGTGCCGGTCGCGCCGCACGTCGTGATCGAATCGGCGGCGGCGCTCGCCGCGCTCGACGATGCCGCGCTCGACGCGGTGCTGCCGGGCATCCTGAAGACGGCCCGCCTCGGCTACGACGGCAAGGGCCAGGTGCGCGTCGCCACCGCGCAGGAAGCACGCGACGCGCATGCCGCGCTCGGCGGCGTGCCGTGCGTGCTGGAGAAGCGCCTGCCGCTGAAATACGAGGTGTCGGCGCTGATCGCGCGCGGCGCGGACGGCCGCTCGGCCGCCTTCCCGCTCGCGCAGAACGTGCATCACGACGGCATCCTCGCGCTGACGGTCGTGCCGGCGCCGGCGGCCGATGCCGCGCGCGTCGAAGAGGCGCAGCAGGCGGCCGTGCGGATCGCCGATACGCTCGGCTACGTCGGCGTGCTGTGCGTCGAGTTCTTCGTGCTGGAGGACGGCTCGTTCGTCGCGAACGAAATGGCGCCGCGCCCGCACAACTCCGGCCACTACACGGTCGATGCGTGCGCAACGAGCCAGTTCGAGCAGCAGGTGCGCGCGATGACGCGCATGCCGCTCGGCAACCCGCGCCAGCATTCGCCGGCCGCGATGCTGAACATCCTTGGCGACGTGTGGTTTCCCGACGGCGCGGCAGCCGATGCCGTCACGCCGCCGTGGGACGCGGTCGCCGCGATGCCGGCCGCGCACCTGCACCTGTACGGCAAGGAAGAAGCGCGCGTCGGCCGCAAGATGGGCCACGTGAACTTCACGGCCGAGACGCGCGACGAAGCCGTCGCTGCCGCCAACGCGTGCGCGCAACTGCTGCGCGTGCCGCTCGACTGA
- a CDS encoding phosphoribosylaminoimidazolesuccinocarboxamide synthase: protein MSTLYESTLRSLPLLGRGKVRDNYAVGNDKLLIVTTDRLSAFDVVMGEPIPNKGRVLNQMANFWFDKLAHIVPNHLTGDAPEAVVAADEVEQVKGRGVVVKRLEPIMIEAVVRGYLAGSGWKEYQASGAVCGVQLPEGLQNAQKLPEPIFTPAAKAEMGEHDENITFEETERRIGTELAATIRDISIRLYKEAADYAATRGIIIADTKFEFGLDNHGKLYLMDEVLTADSSRFWPADQYEVGTNPPSFDKQFVRDWLEAQPWGKTAPAPALPADVVEKTAAKYQEALERITGQALA, encoded by the coding sequence ATGTCTACCCTTTACGAATCCACGCTCCGCTCGCTGCCGCTCCTCGGTCGCGGCAAGGTTCGCGATAACTACGCGGTCGGCAACGACAAGCTCCTGATCGTCACGACCGATCGCCTGTCGGCCTTCGACGTGGTGATGGGCGAGCCGATTCCGAACAAGGGCCGCGTGCTGAACCAGATGGCGAACTTCTGGTTCGACAAGCTCGCGCACATCGTGCCGAATCACCTGACGGGCGACGCGCCGGAAGCGGTCGTCGCGGCTGACGAGGTCGAGCAGGTGAAGGGCCGCGGCGTGGTCGTCAAGCGTCTCGAGCCGATCATGATCGAAGCGGTCGTGCGCGGCTACCTGGCCGGCAGCGGCTGGAAGGAATACCAGGCGTCGGGCGCCGTGTGCGGCGTGCAGCTGCCGGAAGGCCTGCAGAACGCGCAGAAGCTGCCCGAGCCGATCTTCACGCCGGCCGCGAAGGCCGAGATGGGCGAGCACGACGAGAACATCACGTTCGAGGAAACCGAGCGCCGCATCGGCACCGAGCTGGCCGCGACGATCCGCGACATCTCGATTCGCCTGTACAAGGAAGCGGCCGATTACGCGGCGACGCGCGGCATCATCATCGCCGACACGAAGTTCGAATTCGGCCTCGACAACCACGGCAAGCTGTACCTGATGGACGAAGTGCTGACCGCCGATTCGTCGCGCTTCTGGCCCGCCGATCAGTACGAAGTCGGCACGAACCCGCCGTCGTTCGACAAGCAGTTCGTGCGCGACTGGCTCGAGGCGCAGCCGTGGGGCAAGACGGCGCCGGCGCCGGCTCTGCCGGCCGACGTCGTCGAGAAGACGGCCGCGAAGTACCAGGAAGCGCTCGAGCGCATCACGGGCCAGGCGCTCGCCTGA
- a CDS encoding sterol desaturase family protein, translated as MRFDVELLLLALAPVFLLCIAWEAWHFARTRAQDRIYAWRDTLCNAALALMHQGADKIAWLFVIPVYAYCYRHYRVYTWHDGWLSFAVLFVAQDFLYYVFHRASHRVRWLWAAHVVHHSSERMNFSTAFRQSLMYPIAGMWLFWLPLAFVGFPPQQIVGIVLINLAFQFFVHTQAIGKLGWLEYVLNTPSIHRAHHARNARYIDRNYAGVLVIWDRLFGSYVEETPDDPPRYGIVERLGSNNPLVATFHEWAAMASDAWRVGGWRNKLRAIFGPPEWASAYHAQVAEAANPDPRTVPQAVARDR; from the coding sequence ATGCGATTCGACGTCGAATTGCTTCTGCTCGCGCTGGCGCCCGTCTTCCTGCTCTGCATCGCGTGGGAGGCCTGGCACTTCGCCCGCACCCGCGCGCAGGACCGCATCTATGCGTGGCGCGACACGCTGTGCAACGCGGCGCTCGCGCTGATGCACCAGGGCGCCGACAAGATCGCCTGGTTGTTCGTGATTCCCGTCTATGCGTACTGCTACCGCCACTATCGCGTCTACACGTGGCACGACGGCTGGCTGTCGTTCGCGGTGCTGTTCGTCGCGCAGGACTTCCTCTACTACGTGTTTCATCGCGCGAGCCATCGCGTGCGCTGGCTGTGGGCCGCGCACGTCGTGCACCACTCGTCCGAACGGATGAATTTCTCGACCGCGTTCCGCCAGAGCCTGATGTACCCGATCGCGGGCATGTGGCTGTTCTGGCTGCCGCTCGCGTTCGTCGGCTTTCCGCCGCAACAGATCGTCGGCATCGTGCTGATCAACCTCGCGTTCCAGTTCTTCGTGCACACGCAGGCGATCGGCAAGCTCGGCTGGCTCGAATACGTGCTGAACACGCCGTCGATCCACCGCGCGCACCATGCACGCAACGCGCGCTACATCGACCGCAATTACGCAGGCGTCCTCGTGATCTGGGATCGCCTGTTCGGCAGCTATGTCGAGGAAACGCCCGACGATCCGCCGCGTTACGGAATCGTCGAGCGGCTCGGCTCGAACAACCCGCTCGTCGCGACGTTCCACGAGTGGGCGGCGATGGCGTCCGACGCGTGGCGCGTCGGCGGATGGCGCAACAAGCTGCGCGCGATTTTCGGCCCGCCCGAATGGGCGAGCGCTTATCATGCGCAGGTCGCCGAGGCCGCGAACCCGGATCCGCGCACCGTGCCGCAAGCGGTTGCGCGCGACCGATAA
- a CDS encoding L-threonylcarbamoyladenylate synthase has product MSIDLPKHVTPAQIDAAAALLDAGQLVAFPTETVYGLGGDAANPEAVARIYAAKGRPANHPVIVHLPPGGDPGYWADDLPADAHALIDAFWPGPLTLILKRHARIPDAVSGGQDSVGLRCPSHPVAQALLAAFSARRGGHGGVAAPSANRFGHVSPTTAQHVRDEFGDTVHVLDGGASEVGIESTILDLSRGFPALLRPGHVTPRQIADVLGRAPKLPDGSDATAPRASGTLKAHYAPRTPLALLPFDALEPLLAAAQTDGERVALVARASRAGRWAQADGVHFVAAPEDPQAYARDLYGMLRALDRAQVARILVEKLPETVEWIAVNDRLGRAAAAFEARD; this is encoded by the coding sequence ATGTCCATCGATCTCCCGAAGCACGTGACGCCCGCGCAGATCGACGCGGCCGCCGCGTTGCTCGACGCGGGCCAGCTCGTCGCGTTTCCGACCGAAACCGTCTACGGGCTCGGCGGCGACGCGGCGAATCCCGAGGCCGTCGCGCGCATCTATGCGGCGAAAGGGCGGCCCGCGAACCATCCGGTGATCGTGCATCTGCCGCCCGGCGGCGATCCGGGCTACTGGGCCGACGATCTGCCGGCCGACGCGCACGCGCTGATCGATGCGTTCTGGCCGGGGCCGCTCACGCTGATTCTGAAGCGTCATGCGCGTATTCCGGATGCCGTGAGCGGCGGGCAGGATTCGGTCGGGCTGCGCTGTCCGTCGCATCCGGTCGCGCAGGCGTTGCTGGCCGCGTTTAGCGCGCGGCGCGGCGGCCACGGCGGCGTGGCCGCGCCGTCCGCGAACCGGTTCGGCCACGTGAGCCCGACGACCGCGCAACACGTGCGCGACGAATTCGGCGATACCGTGCACGTGCTCGACGGCGGCGCATCGGAAGTCGGCATCGAGTCGACGATCCTCGATCTGTCGCGCGGCTTCCCGGCGCTGCTGCGCCCGGGCCACGTGACGCCTCGGCAGATCGCCGACGTGCTCGGCCGCGCGCCGAAGCTGCCGGACGGCAGCGACGCGACCGCGCCGCGCGCGTCGGGCACGCTGAAAGCGCATTACGCGCCGCGCACGCCGCTCGCGCTGCTGCCGTTCGACGCACTCGAGCCGCTGCTCGCGGCCGCGCAAACCGACGGCGAGCGCGTCGCGCTCGTCGCCCGCGCGTCGCGGGCGGGGCGCTGGGCGCAGGCCGACGGCGTGCATTTCGTCGCGGCACCGGAAGACCCGCAGGCCTATGCACGCGACCTGTACGGGATGCTGCGGGCGCTCGATCGCGCGCAGGTCGCGCGCATCCTCGTCGAAAAGCTGCCCGAGACCGTCGAATGGATCGCGGTCAACGATCGCCTCGGCCGCGCGGCGGCGGCATTCGAAGCGCGCGACTGA
- the dacB gene encoding D-alanyl-D-alanine carboxypeptidase/D-alanyl-D-alanine endopeptidase, whose translation MPISDLSARFVPRARVCLRAAAVVATCTALAFAPSAQARKKSHKEARKTAVVSPAARAAGLPATVLVALQRAKVPASAMSVVVERVGDPQPLIAWNASRPMLPASTMKLVTTFAGLSILGPDYRWRTTAYTDGTVDPDGTLQGNLYIKGTGDPKLVPEELIDLVDKLRKAGVKRVAGGLVLDKSYFAASTRDLPSFDDDVSAPYNVGPDPLLYAFKAVSFTVTPGDDGKVAVDVLPPLANLSIDNQLVEGSGSCSAAAAAARPTLTAGGGIMTASFAGDYPLRCGAHTTNLAILDHTTFFARGFLALWQQDGGTIAGPVSEGKVPATARPLAVHHSPVLGSIVYDINKFSNNVMARNLFLTIGAVSGKPPATPEQSSRAIQAFLQKNGIAMPDLVLENGSGLSREEHVSALSLAALLQAANASPVAQAFVDSLPIAGIDGTMKNRLTNAGVLGNAHIKTGTLRDVRAIAGYVAGADGQSYVVVSFINNDHAEGARAAHDTLLEWIYAGAH comes from the coding sequence ATGCCGATTTCCGATCTTTCCGCCCGGTTCGTCCCCCGCGCCCGCGTCTGTCTGCGGGCGGCCGCCGTCGTCGCCACGTGCACGGCCCTCGCGTTCGCGCCGTCCGCGCAGGCCCGCAAGAAGTCCCACAAGGAAGCGCGCAAGACCGCCGTCGTGTCGCCGGCCGCGCGCGCGGCCGGCCTGCCGGCAACCGTGCTCGTCGCGCTGCAGCGCGCGAAGGTGCCGGCGTCGGCGATGAGCGTCGTCGTCGAGCGCGTCGGCGATCCGCAACCGCTGATCGCATGGAATGCGAGCCGGCCGATGCTGCCGGCCTCGACGATGAAGCTCGTGACGACCTTCGCGGGCCTGTCGATCCTCGGCCCCGACTACCGCTGGCGCACGACCGCGTACACGGACGGCACGGTCGACCCCGACGGCACGCTGCAAGGCAACCTGTACATCAAGGGCACCGGCGATCCGAAGCTCGTGCCCGAAGAACTGATCGACCTCGTCGACAAGCTGCGCAAGGCGGGCGTCAAGCGCGTGGCCGGCGGCCTCGTCCTCGACAAGAGCTATTTCGCTGCGTCGACGCGCGACCTGCCGTCGTTCGACGACGATGTCAGCGCGCCGTACAACGTCGGCCCCGATCCGTTGCTGTATGCATTCAAGGCCGTGTCGTTCACGGTCACGCCGGGCGATGACGGCAAGGTCGCCGTCGACGTGCTGCCGCCGCTCGCGAACCTGTCGATCGACAACCAGCTCGTCGAAGGCTCGGGTTCGTGCAGCGCGGCCGCCGCGGCTGCGCGCCCGACGCTGACGGCCGGCGGCGGGATCATGACCGCATCGTTCGCCGGCGACTACCCGCTGCGCTGCGGCGCGCACACGACCAACCTCGCGATCCTCGATCACACGACGTTCTTCGCCCGCGGCTTCCTCGCGCTGTGGCAACAGGACGGCGGCACGATCGCGGGGCCCGTGAGCGAGGGCAAAGTGCCCGCCACCGCGCGGCCGCTCGCCGTGCATCACAGCCCGGTGCTCGGCAGCATCGTCTACGACATCAACAAGTTCAGCAACAACGTGATGGCGCGCAACCTGTTCCTCACGATCGGCGCGGTCAGCGGCAAGCCGCCCGCGACGCCCGAGCAGTCGAGCCGCGCGATCCAGGCGTTTCTGCAGAAAAACGGCATCGCGATGCCCGACCTCGTGCTCGAGAACGGCTCGGGGCTGTCGCGCGAAGAGCACGTGAGCGCGCTGTCGCTCGCCGCGCTGCTGCAGGCCGCGAACGCGAGCCCCGTCGCGCAGGCGTTCGTCGATTCGCTGCCGATCGCAGGCATCGACGGCACGATGAAGAACCGCCTCACCAACGCGGGCGTGCTCGGCAACGCGCACATCAAGACCGGCACGCTGCGCGACGTGCGCGCGATCGCCGGCTACGTCGCCGGGGCGGACGGGCAGAGCTACGTCGTCGTCAGCTTCATCAACAACGATCACGCGGAAGGCGCGCGCGCCGCGCACGACACGCTGCTCGAGTGGATCTACGCGGGCGCGCACTGA
- a CDS encoding SGNH/GDSL hydrolase family protein — MQTQQHAPSRTRRRMLRTAQVAIAGAALALLAACGGGDDNNGSSASNTPPSGVKMQIVSFGDSLSDVGTYSQIKLGFGGGRFTTNPGQVWTQDVAQYYGDTLQPANQGGFGIPLQATGGLGYAQGGSRVTLQPGIGHADASVPNPDYAQATTTPIADQVKQYLTQHGSFNAGQIVLINGGANDIFYQAQVAQAQGNTPAAQLAAAQAIGLAAQQLGGIVQQIVAAGATHVFVANVPDIGGTPLALQGGASTQAAFTQLSGLFNKTLVGTLAALKVDPTKYVVVDSFTWQDGIAANYQANGFSVSNTDTACNLKAMVQAATQYGVANATAFGSSLFCSPQTYTVANADQTYMFADTVHPTTHLHALFAQYVQQQIAKSGVGK, encoded by the coding sequence ATGCAGACACAACAACACGCACCTTCCCGCACGCGCCGGCGCATGCTGCGCACCGCGCAAGTCGCGATCGCCGGCGCCGCGCTCGCGCTGCTCGCCGCATGCGGCGGCGGCGACGACAACAACGGCAGCAGCGCGTCGAACACGCCGCCGTCGGGCGTGAAGATGCAGATCGTGTCGTTCGGCGACAGCCTGTCCGACGTCGGCACCTACTCGCAGATCAAGCTCGGCTTCGGCGGCGGCCGCTTCACGACCAACCCGGGCCAGGTCTGGACGCAGGACGTCGCCCAGTACTACGGCGACACGCTGCAGCCCGCGAACCAGGGCGGCTTCGGCATTCCGCTGCAGGCGACGGGCGGCCTCGGCTACGCGCAAGGCGGCTCGCGCGTGACGCTGCAGCCGGGCATCGGCCATGCGGACGCCAGCGTGCCGAACCCCGACTACGCCCAGGCGACGACGACGCCGATCGCCGACCAGGTCAAGCAGTACCTGACGCAGCACGGCAGCTTCAACGCCGGCCAGATCGTGCTGATCAACGGCGGCGCGAACGACATCTTCTACCAGGCCCAGGTCGCGCAGGCGCAAGGCAACACGCCGGCCGCGCAACTCGCGGCGGCGCAGGCGATCGGCCTGGCCGCGCAGCAGCTGGGCGGGATCGTCCAGCAGATCGTCGCGGCGGGCGCGACGCACGTGTTCGTCGCGAACGTGCCGGACATCGGCGGCACGCCGCTCGCGCTGCAAGGCGGCGCGAGCACGCAGGCCGCGTTCACGCAACTGTCGGGGCTGTTCAACAAGACGCTCGTCGGCACGCTCGCCGCGCTGAAGGTCGACCCGACGAAGTACGTGGTGGTCGATTCGTTCACGTGGCAGGACGGCATCGCGGCCAACTACCAGGCGAACGGCTTCAGCGTGTCGAATACGGACACCGCGTGCAACCTGAAGGCGATGGTGCAGGCCGCCACGCAGTACGGCGTCGCGAATGCGACCGCGTTCGGCTCGTCGCTGTTCTGCTCGCCGCAGACGTACACGGTCGCGAACGCGGACCAGACCTACATGTTCGCCGACACGGTCCACCCGACGACGCACCTGCACGCGCTGTTCGCGCAATACGTCCAACAGCAGATCGCGAAATCCGGCGTCGGCAAGTAA
- the purE gene encoding 5-(carboxyamino)imidazole ribonucleotide mutase: MNEKQTAHTHSAPLVGVLMGSSSDWDVMKNAVAILQEFGVPYEAKVVSAHRMPDEMFDYAEKARERGLRAIIAGAGGAAHLPGMLAAKTTVPVLGVPVASKYLKGVDSLHSIVQMPKGVPVATFAIGEAGAANAALFAVSILSGNSVDYANRLAAFRVRQNEAAHAMVLPPLA; encoded by the coding sequence ATGAATGAAAAGCAAACTGCCCACACGCACAGCGCGCCGCTCGTCGGCGTGCTGATGGGTTCGAGTTCCGACTGGGACGTGATGAAGAACGCGGTTGCGATCCTGCAGGAATTCGGCGTGCCGTACGAAGCGAAGGTCGTGTCCGCGCACCGGATGCCCGACGAGATGTTCGACTATGCGGAGAAGGCGCGCGAGCGCGGGCTGCGCGCGATCATCGCGGGCGCCGGCGGCGCCGCGCACCTGCCCGGCATGCTGGCCGCGAAGACCACGGTGCCGGTGCTCGGCGTGCCGGTCGCGAGCAAGTACCTGAAGGGCGTCGATTCGCTGCACTCGATCGTGCAGATGCCGAAGGGCGTGCCCGTCGCGACGTTCGCGATCGGCGAGGCCGGCGCCGCGAACGCCGCGCTGTTCGCGGTGTCGATCCTGTCCGGCAACTCGGTCGACTACGCGAACCGGCTCGCGGCGTTCCGCGTGCGCCAGAACGAAGCCGCGCACGCGATGGTGCTGCCGCCGCTGGCATGA
- the pyk gene encoding pyruvate kinase: MQRATKIVATIGPASSSPETLLQMMQAGLDVVRLNFSHGTADDHRQRAEMVREAARKVGREIAIMADLQGPKIRVGKFENGKTTLVPGQPFILDAGCELGNDERVGLDYKELPRDLKPGDLLLLNDGLIVLTVERVLGDEIHTTVKVGGELSNNKGINRQGGGLSAPALTAKDMEDIRTAMSLGADLVAVSFPKNATDMEMARQLANIAGAPYGIKPKMIAKIERAEAIPALQSILDASDGIMVARGDLAVEVGNAAVPALQKRMIRMARESNKLVITATQMMESMIYAPVPTRAEVSDVANAVLDGTDAVMLSAETAAGKYPVVTIETMAAVCVEAEKSEHVELDKDFLDRTFTRIDQSIAMGALFTAYHLGAKAIVALTESGATALWMSRHYTHVPIFALTPRVGSERTMALYRNVTPLHVDFNSDRDSALQAALEIVVKQGYVQHGDMVVLTVGEPMGQAGGTNTLKIVRVGEHY, encoded by the coding sequence ATGCAGCGCGCCACCAAGATAGTCGCCACGATCGGCCCGGCCTCCAGTTCGCCGGAGACTCTGCTGCAGATGATGCAGGCGGGCCTCGACGTCGTGCGGCTCAATTTTTCGCACGGCACGGCCGACGATCACCGCCAGCGCGCCGAAATGGTGCGCGAGGCCGCCCGCAAGGTCGGCCGCGAGATCGCGATCATGGCCGACCTCCAGGGCCCGAAGATCCGCGTCGGCAAGTTCGAGAACGGCAAGACCACGCTCGTGCCGGGGCAGCCGTTCATCCTCGATGCGGGCTGCGAACTCGGCAACGACGAGCGCGTCGGCCTCGACTACAAGGAACTGCCGCGCGATCTGAAGCCGGGCGACCTGCTGCTGCTGAACGACGGGCTGATCGTGCTGACCGTCGAGCGCGTGCTCGGCGACGAGATTCACACGACCGTCAAGGTGGGCGGCGAGCTGTCGAACAACAAGGGGATCAACCGCCAGGGCGGCGGCCTGTCGGCTCCGGCGCTGACCGCGAAGGACATGGAGGACATCCGCACCGCGATGTCGCTCGGCGCGGACCTGGTGGCCGTGTCGTTCCCGAAGAACGCCACCGACATGGAAATGGCGCGCCAGCTCGCGAACATCGCGGGTGCGCCGTACGGCATCAAGCCGAAGATGATCGCGAAGATCGAGCGCGCGGAAGCGATTCCGGCGCTGCAGAGCATCCTCGACGCATCCGACGGCATCATGGTCGCGCGCGGCGACCTCGCGGTGGAAGTGGGCAACGCGGCCGTGCCGGCGTTGCAGAAGCGGATGATCCGGATGGCGCGCGAGTCGAACAAGCTCGTGATCACCGCGACGCAGATGATGGAATCGATGATCTACGCACCGGTGCCGACCCGCGCGGAAGTGTCGGACGTCGCGAACGCGGTGCTCGACGGCACCGACGCGGTGATGCTGTCGGCCGAGACGGCCGCCGGCAAGTACCCGGTCGTCACGATCGAGACGATGGCGGCCGTATGCGTCGAGGCGGAAAAGTCGGAGCACGTCGAGCTGGACAAGGATTTCCTCGACCGCACGTTCACGCGGATCGACCAGTCGATCGCGATGGGCGCGCTGTTCACCGCGTATCACCTCGGCGCGAAGGCGATCGTCGCGCTGACCGAATCGGGCGCGACCGCGCTGTGGATGTCGCGCCACTACACGCACGTGCCGATCTTCGCGCTGACGCCGCGCGTCGGCAGCGAGCGCACGATGGCGCTGTACCGCAACGTGACGCCGCTGCACGTCGACTTCAACAGCGACCGCGATTCGGCGCTGCAGGCGGCGCTCGAGATCGTCGTCAAGCAGGGTTACGTGCAGCACGGCGACATGGTCGTGCTGACCGTCGGCGAGCCGATGGGGCAGGCGGGCGGCACCAACACGCTGAAGATCGTGCGGGTCGGCGAGCATTATTGA